From a region of the Cucumis sativus cultivar 9930 chromosome 6, Cucumber_9930_V3, whole genome shotgun sequence genome:
- the LOC101205733 gene encoding cellulose synthase A catalytic subunit 4 [UDP-forming], translated as MAGLVTGSQHYPHVVDESHRGPPLSSKICRVCGDEIGLKEDGKVFLACLACNFPVCRPCYEYERSEGNKCCPQCNTRYKRHKGSPRVIGDDEEADDADDFEDEFPIKHNKNDEFQAKQPNHSENDGYNDQNWHKNVQSSFSVAGSVNGKDMEGEKEGGYGSVEWKERIDKWKVRQEKRGLGNKEDGSNNDQEEDDYLLAEARQPLWRKLPISSSKISPYRIVIVLRLVILAFFFRFRILTPAYDAFPLWLISVICEIWFGFSWILDQFPKWAPINRETYLDRLSMRFEREGEPNLLSPVDFFVSTVDPLKEPPIITANTVLSILAVDYPVEKVSCYVSDDGASMLLFDTLAETAEFARRWVPFCKKFSIEPRAPEFYFSQKMDYLKDKVLPSFVKERRAMKREYEEFKVRINALVAKAQKKPEEGWVMQDGTPWPGNLTRDHPGMIQVYLGSEGALDVEGKELPRLVYVSREKRPGYQHHKKAGAMNALVRVSAVLTNAPFILNLDCDHYVNNSKAVREAMCFLMDPQLGKKLCYVQFPQRFDGIDRHDRYANRNIVFFDINMRGLDGIQGPVYVGTGCVFNRQALYGYEPPVSEKRPKMTCDCWPSWCCCCCCGGSRKSKSKRKGERGLLGGLFKKKKMMGKSYVRKAPGPVFDLEEIEEGFEGYDELEKSSLMSQKNFEKRFGQSPVFIASTLKEDGGLPEGTNSTSLVKEAIHVISCGYEDKTEWGKEIGWIYGSVTEDILTGFKMHCRGWKSVYCMPHRPAFKGSAPINLSDRLHQVLRWALGSVEIFLSRHCPLWYAYGGKLKWLERLAYINTIVYPFTSIPLLAYCTIPAVCLLTGKFIIPTLTNLASVWFMALFISIIATAVLELRWSEVSIEDLWRNEQFWVIGGVSAHLFAVFQGLLKVLGGVDTNFTVTAKAAEDTEFGELYLFKWTTLLIPPTTLIILNMVGVVAGISDAINNGYGSWGPLFGKLFFAFWVIVHLYPFLKGLMGKQNRTPTIVVLWSVLLASIFSLVWVRIDPFLPKQTGPVLKQCGVDC; from the exons ATGGCCGGGTTGGTCACTGGTTCCCAACACTATCCGCACGTTGTTGATGAG AGTCACCGTGGACCTCCACTCTCGTCGAAAATCTGTCGAGTTTGTGGTGATGAAATAGGActgaaagaagatggaaaagtaTTTTTGGCATGTCTTGCGTGTAATTTTCCTGTTTGTCGTCCTTGTTATGAATATGAAAGGAGCGAAGGAAACAAGTGTTGTCCACAATGTAACACTCGCTACAAGCGTCACAAAG GTTCACCCAGAGTGATCGGCGACGATGAAGAAGCTGACGATGCTGATGATTTTGAAGATGAATTCCCCattaaacacaacaaaaacGACGAATTTCAAGCAAAACAGCCTAATCATTCG GAAAACGATGGGTACAATGATCAGAATTGGCATAAGAATGTGCAGAGCTCGTTCTCAGTTGCAGGAAGTG TGAATGGAAAGGACATGGAAGGGGAGAAGGAAGGTGGCTATGGAAGTGTAGAATGGAAAGAGAGAATTGATAAATGGAAAGTAAGACAAGAGAAGAGAGGTTTAGGGAATAAAGAGGATGGAAGTAACAATGATCAAGAAGAAGATGACTACTT ATTGGCGGAGGCCCGGCAGCCATTATGGCGGAAACTACCAATATCGTCAAGCAAAATCAGTCCATATCGGATCGTCATTGTTCTCCGTCTCGTAATTCTTGCATTCTTCTTCCGATTTCGGATCCTTACTCCGGCCTACGACGCATTCCCCTTATGGCTGATCTCCGTCATATGCGAAATCTGGTTCGGCTTCTCCTGGATTCTCGATCAGTTCCCCAAATGGGCACCAATCAACCGAGAAACTTACCTCGACCGTCTCTCCATGCGGTTCGAGCGCGAAGGCGAGCCCAATCTTCTCTCACCGGTCGATTTCTTCGTCAGTACAGTGGATCCTCTGAAAGAACCGCCGATCATTACCGCCAACACCGTCCTCTCGATTCTCGCGGTTGATTATCCGGTGGAGAAGGTCAGCTGCTACGTTTCGGATGATGGAGCGTCGATGTTGCTGTTTGATACACTGGCGGAGACGGCGGAGTTTGCTCGGAGGTGGGTGCCGTTTTGTAAGAAGTTTAGTATTGAACCTAGAGCTCCGGAGTTTTACTTCTCGCAGAAGATGGATTACTTGAAGGATAAGGTGTTGCCGAGCTTTGTGAAGGAGAGGAGGGCAATGAAG AGGGAATATGAAGAGTTCAAGGTGAGGATCAATGCGTTGGTGGCGAAGGCTCAGAAGAAACCAGAAGAGGGATGGGTTATGCAAGATGGGACTCCATGGCCTGGAAACCTCACCCGTGATCATCCTGGCATGATACAG GTGTATCTGGGGAGTGAAGGTGCACTTGATGTCGAAGGCAAAGAGTTGCCTCGTCTTGTATATGTTTCTCGTGAGAAACGCCCTGGATATCAACACCACAAGAAAGCCGGTGCTATGAATGCACTT GTTCGAGTCTCTGCAGTCCTCACAAATGCACCATTCATCTTGAATTTGGATTGTGATCACTACGTCAACAATAGCAAAGCTGTAAGGGAAGCCATGTGCTTTCTAATGGACCCTCAGCTTGGAAAGAAACTATGCTACGTTCAGTTTCCTCAAAGATTTGATGGTATTGATCGCCACGATAGATATGCTAACCGAAATATAGTGTTCTTTGAT ATCAACATGCGAGGACTAGATGGAATCCAAGGCCCAGTTTATGTTGGCACAGGATGTGTCTTCAACAGACAGGCTTTATATGGATATGAACCACCAGTCTCAGAGAAAAGGCCAAAGATGACATGTGATTGCTGGCCTTCTTggtgctgctgctgctgctgcggTGGATCAAGGAAATCGAAGTCCAAGAGGAAAGGAGAAAGAGGTTTGCTTGGAGGCttgttcaagaagaagaaaatgatgggGAAGAGTTATGTAAGGAAAGCTCCGGGACCAGTTTTTGATCTTGAAGAGATTGAAGAAGGGTTTGAAGGTTACGATGAGTTGGAGAAGTCATCACTCATGTCCCAgaagaattttgagaaaagatTCGGGCAGTCACCAGTTTTCATCGCTTCCACCCTTAAGGAAGATGGAGGTCTGCCAGAAGGGACTAATAGCACATCACTCGTTAAAGAAGCCATCCATGTGATAAGCTGTGGTTATGAAGATAAAACAGAATGGGGAAAAGAG ATAGGTTGGATTTACGGGTCTGTCACTGAGGATATTTTGACTGGATTCAAGATGCATTGTAGAGGATGGAAGTCGGTGTACTGCATGCCCCATAGACCAGCGTTCAAGGGATCGGCTCCGATAAATCTTTCGGATCGTTTGCACCAAGTTCTGAGATGGGCTTTAGGTTCTGTTGAAATCTTCCTCAGCCGACACTGCCCGCTGTGGTATGCTTATGGAGGAAAGCTAAAATGGCTTGAGAGGCTTGCTTACATCAACACTATTGTTTACCCTTTTACTTCTATTCCATTACTTGCTTACTGCACAATCCCTGCTGTCTGTCTTCTCACTGGAAAATTCATTATCCCCACA TTGACGAACTTGGCTAGTGTCTGGTTCATGGCCTTGTTTATTTCCATCATTGCAACGGCGGTGCTGGAGCTTCGATGGAGTGAAGTGAGCATTGAAGACTTATGGCGTAATGAGCAATTCTGGGTGATTGGTGGTGTCTCTGCACATCTTTTTGCAGTGTTCCAAGGCCTTCTCAAGGTCCTTGGTGGAGTAGACACCAACTTCACAGTTACAGCAAAAGCCGCTGAAGACACCGAGTTCGGAGAGCTCTATCTTTTCAAGTGGACGACTCTTCTTATCCCACCAACCACTCTCATAATCTTGAATATGGTTGGAGTGGTTGCTGGAATTTCAGATGCAATCAACAATGGCTACGGTTCATGGGGTCCTCTATTTGGAAAGCTGTTTTTCGCTTTCTGGGTCATTGTTCATCTCTATCCTTTCCTCAAGGGTCTGATGGGAAAACAAAACAGGACTCCCACCATTGTTGTCCTTTGGTCCGTGCTTCTTGCTTCCATATTTTCACTGGTTTGGGTGCGTATTGATCCCTTCTTGCCCAAGCAAACTGGTCCTGTCCTCAAACAATGTGGAGTTGATTGCTAG
- the LOC101205962 gene encoding uncharacterized protein LOC101205962 isoform X1, whose translation MGCFFACFGSSKNSKRLKNHHPSTVIQRNAIAKTHQSSVHTLLDDSNNTLFHPVEAGNKNNEAYDHRNRIDGLEVASVKSHEDEHIVLPQQDAVSVHGKKQGQKEEEDSEEKLSKSESSSEDFVVPLNANFKSSCPRIHRYGNCKDSDDEDEDEVFDTHLDSDENDELGIVESMKEDSSVDESSMDVCRLNPTNVRHRTAYVSSVLNPVENLSQWNAVKSKKEFPPKLQKENAKLEQESSVDGFPYSSEPSGEPCVDASLSNWLPSSQATPVKITPTMALEATMTPLKSGTLQGSSSLKGSGHSKMSEVGTAGMYHRQGVSHKDCDSASSFKGIPNTTSKYREDKTVKWHSTPFETRLERALNSRGVAA comes from the exons ATGGGTTGCTTTTTTGCTTGCTTTGGTTCTTCTAAAAACTCCAAACGCCTCAAGAATCATCACCCTTCCACCGTTATTCAg AGGAATGCGATCGCTAAGACCCACCAATCTTCTGTTCATACTTTGCTTGACGACTCTAACAATACACTCTTCCATCCGGTTGAAGCTGG aaATAAGAACAACGAGGCTTATGATCATAGGAATAGGATTGATGGGTTAGAAGTGGCTTCTGTGAAATCTCACGAGGATGAGCATATTGTTTTACCACAACAAGATGCTGTTTCAGTTCATGGGAAGAAACAAGGCCAGAAGGAGGAAGAAGACAGTGAGGAAAAACTAAGCAAATCCGAATCTTCTTCTGAAGATTTTGTTGTTCCTCTCAATGCCAACTTCAAATCATCTTGCCCTCGAATTCATCGATACGGGAACTGTAAGGATagtgatgatgaagatgaggATGAGGTTTTTGATACTCATCTTGACagtgatgaaaatgatgaacTTGGAATAGTTGAATCAATGAAGGAAGATTCTTCTGTGGATGAAAGTTCAATGGATGTTTGTAGGTTAAACCCAACAAATGTGAGGCATAGGACTGCTTATGTTTCCTCCGTACTGAATCCAGTTGAAAATCTTTCTCAATGGAATGCTGTGAAATCCAAGAAGGAATTTCCACCAAAACTTCAGAAAGAGAATGCCAAATTAGAACAAGAATCAAGTGTTGATGGATTTCCATACAGTTCCGAGCCGAGTGGAGAACCGTGTGTTGATGCCAGCCTTTCTAACTGGTTGCCTTCATCACAAGCAACACCAGTCAAGATTACTCCAACAATGGCTTTAGAAGCCACTATGACTCCACTGAAAAGTGGGACATTGCAAGGATCGAGCTCTCTGAAAGGAAGCGGCCACAGCAAGATGTCTGAAGTTGGAACGGCCGGGATGTATCACAGACAAGGAGTGAGTCATAAGGATTGCGATTCAGCTTCTTCATTTAAAGGAATACCAAATACAACTAGCAAGTATCGAGAG GATAAGACAGTGAAGTGGCACTCCACACCATTTGAAACAAGGTTGGAGAGAGCTTTGAATAGTAGAGGAGTTGCAGCTTGA
- the LOC101205962 gene encoding uncharacterized protein LOC101205962 isoform X2, which yields MGCFFACFGSSKNSKRLKNHHPSTVIQRNAIAKTHQSSVHTLLDDSNNTLFHPVEAGNRIDGLEVASVKSHEDEHIVLPQQDAVSVHGKKQGQKEEEDSEEKLSKSESSSEDFVVPLNANFKSSCPRIHRYGNCKDSDDEDEDEVFDTHLDSDENDELGIVESMKEDSSVDESSMDVCRLNPTNVRHRTAYVSSVLNPVENLSQWNAVKSKKEFPPKLQKENAKLEQESSVDGFPYSSEPSGEPCVDASLSNWLPSSQATPVKITPTMALEATMTPLKSGTLQGSSSLKGSGHSKMSEVGTAGMYHRQGVSHKDCDSASSFKGIPNTTSKYREDKTVKWHSTPFETRLERALNSRGVAA from the exons ATGGGTTGCTTTTTTGCTTGCTTTGGTTCTTCTAAAAACTCCAAACGCCTCAAGAATCATCACCCTTCCACCGTTATTCAg AGGAATGCGATCGCTAAGACCCACCAATCTTCTGTTCATACTTTGCTTGACGACTCTAACAATACACTCTTCCATCCGGTTGAAGCTGG GAATAGGATTGATGGGTTAGAAGTGGCTTCTGTGAAATCTCACGAGGATGAGCATATTGTTTTACCACAACAAGATGCTGTTTCAGTTCATGGGAAGAAACAAGGCCAGAAGGAGGAAGAAGACAGTGAGGAAAAACTAAGCAAATCCGAATCTTCTTCTGAAGATTTTGTTGTTCCTCTCAATGCCAACTTCAAATCATCTTGCCCTCGAATTCATCGATACGGGAACTGTAAGGATagtgatgatgaagatgaggATGAGGTTTTTGATACTCATCTTGACagtgatgaaaatgatgaacTTGGAATAGTTGAATCAATGAAGGAAGATTCTTCTGTGGATGAAAGTTCAATGGATGTTTGTAGGTTAAACCCAACAAATGTGAGGCATAGGACTGCTTATGTTTCCTCCGTACTGAATCCAGTTGAAAATCTTTCTCAATGGAATGCTGTGAAATCCAAGAAGGAATTTCCACCAAAACTTCAGAAAGAGAATGCCAAATTAGAACAAGAATCAAGTGTTGATGGATTTCCATACAGTTCCGAGCCGAGTGGAGAACCGTGTGTTGATGCCAGCCTTTCTAACTGGTTGCCTTCATCACAAGCAACACCAGTCAAGATTACTCCAACAATGGCTTTAGAAGCCACTATGACTCCACTGAAAAGTGGGACATTGCAAGGATCGAGCTCTCTGAAAGGAAGCGGCCACAGCAAGATGTCTGAAGTTGGAACGGCCGGGATGTATCACAGACAAGGAGTGAGTCATAAGGATTGCGATTCAGCTTCTTCATTTAAAGGAATACCAAATACAACTAGCAAGTATCGAGAG GATAAGACAGTGAAGTGGCACTCCACACCATTTGAAACAAGGTTGGAGAGAGCTTTGAATAGTAGAGGAGTTGCAGCTTGA